In Salvia miltiorrhiza cultivar Shanhuang (shh) chromosome 4, IMPLAD_Smil_shh, whole genome shotgun sequence, the DNA window CATCACTCCTCTAAACCCGATGATGAGGTCTTACCTGTAACATAGCAGTTCAATAAATTCAGTAACATCATAATAAGCCATCAGAAAACATATCGTTCAAGCATGAAGCAggaaaattgaaacatttaattATTAGCTTTGATATTTTCTGTTAGGAAGATAGGTTAAAATAGTGATGATAGTGGAACGCCGAAAAAATAGATTGATAGAAAATGCACGTTATGTCAAGAGAATATAACGAATTCAGGAttcacaagaaaaaaaaagccTCTAAAACCATCTCAGTGTTGGTCAAACATTCCATAGAAAATATTCAAAAAGCAGAAACCATATGATCATCTTAATGTTGTTCAACCACgaattttgatgttttggttAGTTTGATTCATTTCAATAAGGGGAAACAGAGAAATCAAGAGATGAAGAACAATTTTAACCTGCATTGCTCTGATAAGCTTGCTCCTTTCTGTGATTTTCCATGCATTGCAGGAGATACTTAAAAGTCTCGATGTCACAAGGGATTGTGAGGCCGCCGCTGTGATCAAATCCAAACTCCTCCTCAACCTTTTCCAGCAGCACTTTAAACAAGGGATCGCCAAGATAGCTAGTGGGGATGATAAACCTACGAAGCTCCGGCCCAACATATACAGCAAGATAACCTTTTGGAACGTCACTAGGCATCTCTAGGCTCTGGCAACTCTCCTCATCTGAGTCGCAGGGTACATTTGAATTCCTTAACCTCCAGCTGATCTCAGGTGAGATGCCTCCATAGGCTCCTCGTCTGGATGGTGTCGTGGTGCAGCTCTTGGGGGACAGAGCCACAAGCTGCCATTTCTTAAGGAATTCTTTGAACTTAACAATTTGTCTGATGCTCGTGATCTTGCTTCCTCCATTGTCGTCCATTCTGCTTAAGCGTTGCTCCGAGACTAACTAGAGTGCCAAATGGGGATATTTTAGCCGTTCGAATCCTCCTCTGGCAAGAGTACGCCTCATCAGATCATGCTCCACTGCAATTTATAGGCCAATATATATAATCTTCAAACAGGAAAGCAGATCATCACACAGGTTCGTTGTTTGGTGCCACAGAAGATTAGGATCATTACTTTACAACCATGAAATAGCTATTAAGAGGCTAAGTTGAGCGCCATAGGTGGATTAGAATGATTACTTCACAAGTTCACAACCATGAACTAGCTCTATTAAGAGGCTAATTTGAGTGCTACACAACATCTAGAAACACTTTTGATCTGAAGCTGCACCTCATTTCGCAATATATTCTTGATTACAATAATTCCAATTGAATGCGACTTTTTCAGTAAAAGATGGGGAATGAATCGTGACTAACAATGATGTGTATATCAGGGCACATCTTCTCTTCTCTatgaaacaaagaaaaacaatttaATCAGATAAAATACACGAGGCTTGTCAACCACGGTTAGGCATTTCTTCATATATCTAATTAGTCATGATTTATACGAGATATCTTTAGTTTCCGAATTCATTAATCTGCAGGTGCACAATGCACACATAATTTCCTAGAAATGATCAACAGAAACATGATGTTTTGATAACTTTCTGATCAGAGTAGCAAACAATTAAAAGAGTGAAAATGAAAATCATGAAATCAAATAATATGACACTAAAGTAAATCAATTTGttcataaaatttcaaaattaaaacaCATCCATTGTCTCAATCCAATAAAATCTGCAAGGATACCTGAATCAGAGATATTTAATATGAGGAAATCGATAACAAAAAACGGGATCAATCAGAAATATACGTTCAATATAATTACATTTCTATAGTTATCGGAATATGCATATCAGTTGATAGACGATCCAACTGCAAATCGGGGTATAAAACACATGAACCTTTACAGCATAAACGATATATACAAAAAGAAAAGACATGCAAAAGCAAATTGCAAAATATGAAAAGACGAAAAGGTGGCGGTGAAGCGGTGGCTTACCAGATGGTGGCGGCAGAGACACGGTGGCTGAAGGGCGCAGGTGGCGATCAGAAGGCAACAACGATTCGAAGTTGGAAAAACATTAATATTTAGTAGTATGAAATGGTAAAAATGATGGAGGAGCTTTTGCAGGAGAAAATTTAGATCTAAAAATGGGAGGTTCTTTTCCTACGGTTCACCTTCTTTTATtgttctttttccttttcgaTTAAAAAGATGCAAAAACCTTAGTAaaacatttttatatataattggaAAATGATTTCATCCTATTGTATGTGACACTTTTAAATCTTACTCCCTCTATCCATAAAATAACTTTCTAAGATGGGATAacacgaatttaaaaaaatatatattgagtgcattaataatagtaaaaatatattataattaatattgaaagttgtgaaaaaaaataaaaataagggtaaataaaatattatgagtGGTGGATTATAGTTCAAAAATAAGtatgaagtttttttgtggacatccaaaaaataaaaaataaaaagttctTTCTAATTGTAAAACTACACACAGTCGATACACTCATCCAACTCAACTTTACtccattttttaataaaatatcaatttatcTCTCATCCACCTACACAACCCCCAACCTAATATAACTTTTACTCTCAATGGTGAGACCAACTCaacctacatatttttttttcttcactttatttttaaattatctaatatataaaataaatataaattaaaattaaatatttatctattatatttaataaaataaaataaatattttttaaaaaaattgtaataatactataattaaacattatcatatattataattgatatttaactCAATCACCAATGAAGATTACAAGAATTAAACACATAATTGAAATTAAGTATATCAAAGTACAATACGTGAAACTTAAAAATACAACTAGAAAAtgcaaattacatatttaacTGTCAGTGCCAAATTTTTCTCATATCTGCTCAATCAAATCATCTTGAAGAGTCTTATAAGCTTCTCTATTACGAAGTTGATCTCTATTAGTCATATAAGCAGACAAGCTCGCAATACGTTCAATAGAATAGCGGAAATGTTCGACATCTTCTGTTTGTACTCGTGTAGGTGTATCCATAAAAAAGTTTGTTGTATCATAATAATTTTAGTAGGTATCTCGTTCATCCTCGACTATCATATTATGCATGATGATACAAGCCATTATAATTTTTCCCATCAAAACTTTGTCCCAAACAAGACATGGACGTCATAGAAATACAAATCGAGCTTGTAGAACTCCAAATGCTCACTCAACATCTTTTCGGACATACTCTTGATGTTGAGCGAACAACTTGTGTTTGCGGATCTGTGGGGAAGTAATTTACTTGACAAATACAGCCCATGAAGGGTATATACCATCAGTTAAATAATATGTCCTATTATAATGACGACCATTCACTACGTAATTAAGCTTTGGTGCTCGACCTTCTAAGACATCATTAAAAACAGGAGATCGATAGAGAACATTAATATCACTGCACGAACTTGGTGTTCCAAAGAACGCATGCCATATCCAACAAGTCATATGAAGCAACAGCTTCCACAATGATCGTCCACTTCTCCTTGTATATTGGTTGGCCCATGCATTAGGACAATTTTTTCActcccaatgcatgcaatcaataCTGTTAATCATGCCTGGGAAACCACGTTGTTCTCCAACATAGAGCATCCTTGCCAAATCTTGTTCATTAGGCCTGCTAAGATACGTACCACCGAAACAAGAAATAACACCTTCCACAAAATGGACTAAAGCATCTCTTGTCGAAAATGAACTCATTCGTAGATACTCATCGACAACATCGAAAGATGTCTCATACGCCAGCACCCTCATGGCTCCGGTACATTTATGCAATGATGAAAGACCTACTCTGCCGGTGGCATCTTGTCTCTGTTGAAAACACTCATCATTAGCAATAACAACTTCCACTATTTAAATGAATAGCGATTTCTACATGCGATAAACTCCGCCGGAAGAGCTTTGGAGTATATGTTGGGCTGTCACTGAAGTAGTCGTTGATCAAACGCTCTACACCAAACTCGCGTTCCCTATCACAATAATATATCATGTTGGCTGTTGGAATTTGATGTCCTACAATTAGATTATGATTGTTTACGATCATATTCTGGATGATATTATCAAATTGACGATTTTGTTGATAAACTCATTATTCCCATTCATCAAGTTCGTTGGAATGGAAAACAATAGAACTTGAGTTTGAATCAACTGAAGAGTTTTCATTGACAGACATATTTGTAtgagaaatgaaaaaataatagtaCTTGAGCAAAGAGTGAGCTTTTTGTGTTTTATTGAGACGTGTTTCATCTGGCATTTAGAGAATACATATTGAAATGTGGGATAAGATAGCTAGATTAGAATTGATATGGTTGCATGTAATGTAGTCTGTCAAAAATGACATATGCATGTGAATTGGAAATAATGTTGTGTCAGTATGCATGTGAATTGGACAAATGCTTTGTCAGAATTGACTAAATGCTTTGGTAAGCTAAATGGATCCAATGCTATTCAATTTTAGATGAAATACACTTCTTcattaattaaacataaaacAAGTACATAACACAATTTGCCAAAACTAAAATCACACAAATAGAAAGCACATAAACTAAAAgtacacaaataaagagaacataaactataaaattacaaagaaaGTACATGATTAAAATACATTCACTCTCCAAACACAATTTTAAAATAcagaaaaattattattaaattttatctaTCACAAtatttaatacaccaattatAATTTGACATGTGGCAACATTATCTAAAAAGATAGAAGGGTGACGTGGGGCGGCTGACATTCCGGGTCATGCAATTTGCATGactttgcatttttttttgccAATTCATTTGTCTTATTCGGGTGACCCTCAGCGAGGCTCACCATTGTGAATGGTCTAATAGAAATACTACTCCAtctgtccaccaattcgtgtcctaggGAAAGGGgtacaggttttaagaaaatgtgtattatttatttgttgagtggagaATGGGGCacatttttaagaaaaaatgatttatttgttaaggaaatagttactaaaactgggtaggacacgaattggtggacagaccaaaataaaaattcggagacgaattggtggacggagagagtattaaatattactccctccgtccataaagagtgtgtggtggagtgcagggcacgagttttaataaaaaacttTGAAAGATATAATTTTAATGTTAAATGGTAGTGTTGGgcccaccaaattgtaaaagtaaaggATTAATATTTTCTAAATATTGACTGTGAATGAAGTTTAAAGTATAAAACGgtttctaaaaaaggaaaacacacaatctttgtggacgaatggagtaaaaTGTAGTAAATTTATGaaaatgtgtgtgtgtttattgtggtgttaggtccggagggtctcgaataggtgtatggggggaggggaatacacctatgggctatttttcttctcctcaaagtgagggatctccagaaagagatcaaaacgaaactttacacgcaaacagtgacgcctgttaactgaaaacagttttgaccaaacagggttgacgacagatactgaaaactcttcagtgaggagttatcagttaagttactggaacttaactgatgcacgtaagagcttcagtcgagtttggtaaaacagagatgataa includes these proteins:
- the LOC131021429 gene encoding uncharacterized protein LOC131021429; this translates as MDDNGGSKITSIRQIVKFKEFLKKWQLVALSPKSCTTTPSRRGAYGGISPEISWRLRNSNVPCDSDEESCQSLEMPSDVPKGYLAVYVGPELRRFIIPTSYLGDPLFKVLLEKVEEEFGFDHSGGLTIPCDIETFKYLLQCMENHRKEQAYQSNAGKTSSSGLEE